The following proteins are co-located in the Flectobacillus major DSM 103 genome:
- a CDS encoding APC family permease: MSAKNKLNLFDTTMLVVSLIIGMGIFRNPVEVAKSAQTPLIFFLAWILGGIVSFLGGLTYAEIGSRYAVKGGFYKIFSYCYHPAFAFMVNWMLVISNAGATSIVAIVGAEYINPILMPESLQNPTGIKITSISTIVILYIINFIGIRLSAKTQNVLSMIKIVLMALLILTIFGNHPTPQKTMPLLASEPWTPIDYLKALAVSFIPIFFTYGGYQQTINFGTDIENPVKNTPKGIFIGCSLVMVLYLAINFAYYKVLGIEGIAHSSSLTADLAKVFFGEIGFKFTSVLLFISVLTFVNSAMLTNPRVYFAMAEDGVLPSVFKKQNEQTQVQEFALTVFASFLILFLFFADSFKELLNYVMFCDSIGMITSAFTIFLLRKKVKNLSAEIYTIGFGKVLFPAIFIVTYTVVAISSLAENKENLPTAIGLFLGGLPLYYIIKKVLELTQK, translated from the coding sequence ATGTCTGCAAAAAACAAACTAAATCTCTTTGATACCACTATGTTGGTGGTAAGTTTAATTATAGGAATGGGTATTTTTAGGAATCCTGTCGAAGTAGCCAAATCGGCACAAACACCTCTGATTTTCTTTCTAGCTTGGATATTGGGCGGTATTGTTAGTTTCTTGGGCGGCCTTACCTATGCCGAAATTGGTTCAAGGTATGCGGTAAAAGGTGGTTTTTACAAAATATTTTCTTATTGTTATCATCCAGCCTTTGCCTTTATGGTCAATTGGATGCTGGTGATTTCCAATGCAGGAGCTACTTCGATTGTAGCCATTGTGGGTGCCGAATATATCAATCCTATCTTGATGCCTGAATCTCTTCAGAACCCTACAGGCATAAAAATCACATCGATTTCTACCATTGTTATTTTGTACATTATCAATTTTATTGGTATTCGTTTATCGGCCAAAACCCAGAATGTTTTGTCGATGATAAAAATTGTACTGATGGCCTTATTGATTCTGACTATTTTTGGGAATCACCCTACACCTCAAAAAACAATGCCCTTATTGGCAAGCGAACCTTGGACACCCATCGATTACCTAAAAGCCTTAGCGGTAAGTTTTATTCCTATCTTTTTCACTTATGGGGGCTATCAACAAACCATTAATTTTGGAACAGACATCGAAAATCCCGTCAAGAATACTCCCAAAGGAATTTTTATTGGCTGTAGTTTGGTAATGGTACTGTATCTAGCTATCAATTTTGCTTATTATAAAGTATTAGGTATAGAAGGAATAGCCCATTCGTCGTCGTTGACTGCCGATTTGGCAAAAGTATTTTTTGGTGAAATAGGCTTTAAGTTTACGTCAGTATTACTCTTTATTTCGGTACTGACGTTTGTTAATTCAGCCATGTTGACCAACCCAAGGGTATATTTTGCTATGGCCGAAGATGGTGTTTTGCCAAGTGTTTTCAAAAAACAAAACGAGCAAACACAAGTACAAGAGTTTGCATTAACGGTATTTGCTTCATTTTTGATATTATTTTTATTTTTTGCTGATTCGTTTAAGGAGCTACTTAATTACGTTATGTTCTGCGACTCTATAGGTATGATTACTTCGGCTTTTACTATATTTCTGCTTCGCAAAAAGGTTAAAAATCTATCGGCCGAGATTTATACGATAGGTTTTGGGAAAGTATTATTTCCTGCCATTTTTATTGTTACTTATACTGTAGTGGCAATCAGTTCGTTGGCCGAAAATAAAGAAAACTTACCCACAGCAATTGGACTATTCTTAGGGGGCTTACCCTTGTATTACATCATCAAAAAGGTACTAGAATTAACCCAAAAATAG
- the corA gene encoding magnesium/cobalt transporter CorA encodes MVRIFYKEKKQIRKENDVRMLSQISNLIWVDLQSPTAEEEEWVETKCLVSFQTPQEIVEIESSARFFEQGDMMVANSNFSKIDQHGYHSYPVSFLIKNSILFTYRQGDSKTFADTVKKMRVYEEPFETGVDVFLLLLETRIEADADLLENISREITTISKSLSNEKKPKQEILLKINTLQENTMMLRESIIDKQRVLSSIQRSRLFPDSYRERLRIILKDIGSLTEYTTFNFERLEYLQDTFTGLINLEQNQIIKIFTVVTIVFLPPTLIAGIFGMNYQVMPTILHPYGFYLALVLMLLSSTGVLWFFRRKHWI; translated from the coding sequence ATGGTTAGAATATTTTATAAGGAAAAAAAACAAATTAGAAAAGAAAACGATGTGAGAATGCTCTCGCAGATTTCTAATTTGATTTGGGTAGATTTACAATCGCCCACTGCCGAAGAAGAAGAATGGGTAGAAACCAAATGCTTGGTGAGCTTCCAAACGCCACAAGAAATTGTAGAAATTGAAAGCAGTGCCCGCTTTTTTGAACAAGGTGATATGATGGTGGCCAACTCCAATTTCTCGAAAATTGACCAACATGGCTATCATAGTTATCCTGTTTCGTTCCTGATTAAAAACTCGATTCTCTTTACCTATCGACAAGGAGACTCCAAAACATTTGCTGATACTGTCAAGAAAATGAGGGTTTATGAAGAACCCTTTGAAACAGGGGTGGATGTCTTTTTATTATTGCTCGAAACTCGGATAGAAGCCGATGCCGATTTGCTCGAAAATATATCTAGAGAAATCACAACCATCAGTAAGTCGCTGTCAAACGAGAAAAAACCCAAACAAGAAATCCTCCTCAAAATCAATACCTTACAAGAAAACACCATGATGCTTCGTGAAAGTATTATCGACAAACAGCGTGTATTGTCAAGTATTCAACGAAGCCGATTGTTTCCAGACAGTTATAGAGAACGGCTCAGGATTATTCTAAAAGATATTGGCTCATTGACCGAATATACAACTTTCAACTTTGAACGGCTCGAATACCTCCAAGATACTTTTACGGGTTTAATCAACCTTGAACAAAACCAGATTATCAAAATCTTTACGGTCGTAACCATTGTATTTCTGCCTCCTACTTTGATCGCAGGAATTTTTGGGATGAACTACCAAGTTATGCCAACCATATTACATCCTTATGGGTTTTATTTGGCACTTGTCTTGATGCTCCTATCGTCGACGGGCGTACTTTGGTTTTTCAGACGAAAACATTGGATTTAG
- a CDS encoding HAD family hydrolase — MTEKQIAFIFDMDGVLVDNLEYHVIAWLEFCAKKNIPLTREEFFQNLNGKNAQDTMNYFFKREVEPELAHTLNEEKEVIYKEIYRPHVKPAEGLVTLLESLKAKGVKLAVGTSAPQGNIDFTLDNAGIRHYFDEIVDSSMVTNGKPAPDIYLKAAEKLGVAIDNCIVAEDAMQGIQAGLSAGMKVIGITTSHTAEELAHTHLQAPNFTGITYDTLVELLAR; from the coding sequence ATGACAGAGAAACAAATTGCCTTTATTTTTGACATGGATGGGGTTTTGGTAGACAACCTCGAATACCATGTAATTGCTTGGTTAGAGTTTTGTGCCAAGAAAAATATTCCGCTAACACGGGAAGAGTTTTTTCAGAATTTGAATGGAAAAAATGCTCAAGATACCATGAATTACTTTTTCAAAAGAGAGGTTGAACCAGAATTGGCTCATACCCTCAACGAAGAGAAAGAAGTAATTTATAAAGAAATTTATCGCCCTCACGTAAAACCTGCCGAAGGATTAGTCACCCTGTTGGAATCGCTCAAAGCCAAAGGTGTAAAATTGGCTGTAGGTACGTCGGCACCGCAAGGGAATATTGATTTTACCTTAGATAATGCAGGGATTCGTCATTATTTCGATGAAATTGTAGACTCATCGATGGTAACAAATGGAAAACCAGCTCCTGATATTTATTTGAAAGCGGCCGAAAAACTGGGTGTTGCTATTGACAATTGTATTGTTGCTGAAGATGCCATGCAGGGTATTCAGGCTGGCCTAAGTGCTGGTATGAAGGTAATTGGTATTACAACATCGCATACAGCCGAAGAGCTGGCTCATACACATTTGCAAGCTCCAAACTTTACGGGTATAACTTACGATACTTTGGTTGAGCTTTTGGCAAGGTAA
- a CDS encoding trans-sulfuration enzyme family protein, with amino-acid sequence MEDLSYIINQLGEERELYYNAIAPPIIQTSNFAFKDFASMRSTFEDEYAGDYIYTKAKNPTVDILRKKLAALQGAEDALITNSGSSAIFCSILANVKAGDHIISVRKPYSWAVNMLEVVLPKFNVTHTYVDGRDINNFITACQPNTTLIYLESPNSFSFELQDLAAVGSFAQSKGITTIIDNSYCTPLFQNPHALGIDLCLHSATKYISGHSDTVAGVITGSKARLKKIFDSELSNSGTSISPFNAWLLLRGLRTLEIRLQRISESTPRVVQFLKNHPLVEKVIFPFDKDFPQYELARQQMTGACGLFTIVLPPVSYQQIEAFALSLQNFLLAVSWGGHESLVMPKAAGIKPENYEIDNPEHRMVRLYIGLEQVEILIKDLDNALSVLQRN; translated from the coding sequence ATGGAAGATTTATCGTATATCATTAACCAACTAGGCGAGGAGCGAGAGCTATACTATAATGCAATAGCACCGCCTATTATTCAAACATCCAATTTTGCCTTCAAAGACTTTGCGAGTATGCGGTCAACATTTGAAGATGAATATGCTGGAGATTATATTTATACAAAAGCTAAAAACCCAACAGTCGATATTCTCCGCAAAAAGCTAGCAGCATTGCAAGGTGCGGAGGATGCCCTGATTACTAATTCAGGAAGTTCGGCTATTTTTTGTTCTATTTTGGCCAACGTGAAGGCTGGTGACCATATTATTTCGGTACGAAAACCCTATTCTTGGGCTGTAAATATGTTGGAGGTAGTATTGCCCAAATTCAATGTGACGCATACTTATGTCGATGGCCGAGATATTAACAATTTTATAACAGCGTGCCAGCCCAATACCACCTTAATTTATCTGGAATCGCCCAATTCGTTTAGTTTTGAATTACAGGATTTAGCAGCAGTTGGTAGCTTTGCTCAGTCGAAAGGTATTACAACTATTATCGACAATAGTTATTGTACACCTTTATTCCAAAATCCACATGCTTTGGGCATAGATTTGTGCTTGCATTCGGCAACAAAATATATTTCGGGGCATTCCGACACTGTGGCAGGTGTGATTACAGGCTCGAAAGCACGCTTAAAAAAGATTTTTGACTCTGAATTATCAAACTCAGGTACAAGTATTTCGCCTTTCAACGCTTGGCTGTTGCTTCGAGGCTTACGAACATTAGAAATTCGATTGCAAAGAATTTCGGAAAGTACTCCTCGGGTAGTACAATTTCTGAAAAATCACCCTTTGGTAGAAAAAGTAATTTTTCCATTCGACAAAGATTTCCCCCAATACGAATTAGCTCGTCAACAAATGACAGGGGCTTGTGGTTTGTTCACAATTGTATTGCCTCCTGTGTCGTACCAACAAATAGAAGCATTTGCTTTGTCGTTGCAGAATTTTTTATTGGCTGTAAGCTGGGGTGGCCACGAGTCGCTGGTGATGCCCAAAGCAGCAGGGATAAAGCCCGAAAATTATGAAATAGATAATCCAGAACATCGTATGGTACGCTTGTATATTGGTCTGGAACAAGTAGAAATATTAATCAAGGATTTGGACAACGCCTTGTCGGTGTTGCAACGTAACTAA